From the Penaeus monodon isolate SGIC_2016 chromosome 3, NSTDA_Pmon_1, whole genome shotgun sequence genome, the window GCctcaccctcgtagctgacctcagcaacgtagccagagtcgccgttgacagtgtaAGTGACcctctgcagacgaccgtcgggaagcaGGACGAAGTAGGAACCCTGAGTGTTGTATCCGTCGCGTGCttcctggtgaccgaagtcgtttccggagtagtcgtccttaacagcgtagttgaagtcgtacttggcaggagactaaaaaggagagagagagaaaaaaaatcatggttaaTTTTGAGTTATAATGGATTATACATTATCAAAGCAGATCTAaacaaaagattataataatacggGATATGACTTACGTCATAGGTTGCCGGTGGAGAGTAGTCGTAAGAAGGCTGTGAAGGAGCACCCAAAGCTACGGCCACAAGGGCAAGAGCGACGGCGGTCTGGAATACGAGACAAAAATTCAAATATACTTGGACGAGATACAAATAGATACGAAGATAGGTagctgagtatatatatatatatatatatatatatatatatatatatatatatatatatatatatatacatatatacacactcattgtGCGTATATAATGCCCTTATTTAGATTTAACAACCATAAAGAATAGAGTGTACTTATTTAGACTTGATTCGCACCTTAGTGAACATGATGAAGATAGGTGATCGACTGAGATACATCAGACGTAGAGCCATTGCCTTTTATACTGAGTGACTCTCGTAAACTCTCCTCAGCCACTCCCTTTCCACTGTCCAGCGACCCTCACCTTGGCGACGGCGAAAGTAATATAGGTAATATAGGCCCCTATTCTAATTAACTCTGAAGTGTGAACAAGCAAACTAAAAGAAATTCATTTTAACACATACATACTTCACACGCTTATGTAAATCCGGTGtt encodes:
- the LOC119595810 gene encoding cuticle protein 7-like → MFTKTAVALALVAVALGAPSQPSYDYSPPATYDSPAKYDFNYAVKDDYSGNDFGHQEARDGYNTQGSYFVLLPDGRLQRVTYTVNGDSGYVAEVSYEGEAQYPDYHPAPPHKPAPAYKPAPAYKPAPAYKPAPSYEPAPTYKPTPAYA